A region of the Ignavibacteria bacterium genome:
GTCTATGATGAACTTCTTAGAATTCGCGAAGCCGATAATCTCGATTTTAAACTTAAGAAAACAAGCTGCATCGGTATGTGTTTTAAAGAACCGCTCGTTGAGATTATTGATGATACTGGACATTACCTATACGGTGAAGTTGATGTTAAAAAAGCAGATGAAATAATCGAAAAACATCTTGTGAATTATACTCCTGTGAAGGAATATCTTGTGAAGTCCGATGTCATCGAAACAGGATTTAATCAGTATTTCGATGGTCAGGTTAAAATTGCTCTGCGTAACTGCGGTTATATAGACCCTGAAAGCATTGAGGAGTATGAAGCTCGTGGCGGTTATGAGGCTTTTAAAAAGATTGTGAACGAAAAGTTTAGCTCTCAGGACGTTATCAAAACCATTCTTGATTCTGGCCTTCGCGGTAGGGGAGGCGGTGGTTTCCCGACAGGTTTGAAATGGAAGTTTGCTAACAACAGCCAATCCAAAGAAAAGTATATAATCTGTAATGCCGACGAAGGTGACCCGGGCGCTTTTATGGATAGGTCGGTCCTTGAAGGCGACCCGCATTCTGTTCTCGAAGGTATGATAATAGGTGCTTATGCTATCGGAGCAGGCGACGGTGTTATTTATTGCCGTGCGGAATATCCCCTCGCAATCAAACGTCTTAATATAGCAATCGAACAGGCCCGTGCAAAAGGTTATCTTGGAAAGAAAATACTCGGTCTCGATGATTTTAATTTCAATATCTACATTAAAGAAGGTGCAGGTGCATTCGTATGCGGTGAAGAGACTGCTTTAATCGCATCCGTCGAAGGTGAACGAGGTATGCCTCGTAAACGTCCTCCATTCCCCGCAGTCTCAGGCTTATGGAAGAAACCGACTAACATTAACAACGTGGAAACATACGCAAATATTCCTTGGATAATTACTAACGGAGCCGAAGCTTATGCTGCTTATGGTACCGAAAAAAGTAAAGGGACAAAGGTTTTTGCTTTGACAGGCAAGATTAAAAACGGCGGACTCGTTGAAGTACCTATGGGTATTACAATTAAAGATATAATTTATAAACTCGGTGGTGGTATAATAGGTGATAAGAAGTTCAAAGCTGTTCAGCTTGGCGGTCCGTCAGGTGGCTGCATTCCTGAATATCTTTCTGATACTATTGTTGATTATGATTCCGTTAACGCTACAGGCGCTATTATGGGCTCTGGTGGTATGGTTGTCATGGATGAAACAACTTGTATGGTAGATGTTGCAAGGTTCTTTCTTGAATTTACTTGTAAGGAGTCCTGCGGAAAATGTACATTCTGCCGTGTCGGTACTAAACGTATGCTTGAAATCCTTACCCGTATTACTGAAGGCGAAGGTCGTCCCGATGATTTGGAAAAACTTGAAGAGCTTGCTTACCAGATTAAAGATGCCTCTCTTTGCGGACTCGGTCAAACAGCACCTAACCCGGTTCTAACTACTATTAAGTATTTTCGTGATGAGTACGAAGCTCATATCAATAATAAAAAGTGTCCTGCTCTTTATTGTAAGAAACTTCTTACTTATGAAATTATTCCCGAAAAGTGTACGGGTTGTATGGTCTGTAAGCGTGGATGTCCTACCGAAGCAATTACGGGCGAAAAGAAACAGGTGCACTTTATTCATCAGGAAAAATGTATTCAGTGTGGCGATTGTTACTCTAAATGTAAGTTTGATTCTATTGTTGTTTATTGAATTCAAAATCAAAGTTTCTTTTTAAATGGATAATAAATTAAATATAATTCTTAACGGTAAAATTGTTACGGGATATGAAGGCGAGACTATTCTGCAACTTGCTAATCGTCACGGTATTGAAATTCCTACTCTGTGTAATGACGAGAGACTCACTCCGTTTTCCTCTTGCTTTGTCTGTGTCGTTGAAGTAGAAGGTACACGTGGTCTTCAGCCCTCCTGTTCTACCAAGATAGTCGAAGGCATGAA
Encoded here:
- a CDS encoding NADH-quinone oxidoreductase subunit NuoF, with the protein product MSQTQIIVGLGSCGLAAGAGKVYDELLRIREADNLDFKLKKTSCIGMCFKEPLVEIIDDTGHYLYGEVDVKKADEIIEKHLVNYTPVKEYLVKSDVIETGFNQYFDGQVKIALRNCGYIDPESIEEYEARGGYEAFKKIVNEKFSSQDVIKTILDSGLRGRGGGGFPTGLKWKFANNSQSKEKYIICNADEGDPGAFMDRSVLEGDPHSVLEGMIIGAYAIGAGDGVIYCRAEYPLAIKRLNIAIEQARAKGYLGKKILGLDDFNFNIYIKEGAGAFVCGEETALIASVEGERGMPRKRPPFPAVSGLWKKPTNINNVETYANIPWIITNGAEAYAAYGTEKSKGTKVFALTGKIKNGGLVEVPMGITIKDIIYKLGGGIIGDKKFKAVQLGGPSGGCIPEYLSDTIVDYDSVNATGAIMGSGGMVVMDETTCMVDVARFFLEFTCKESCGKCTFCRVGTKRMLEILTRITEGEGRPDDLEKLEELAYQIKDASLCGLGQTAPNPVLTTIKYFRDEYEAHINNKKCPALYCKKLLTYEIIPEKCTGCMVCKRGCPTEAITGEKKQVHFIHQEKCIQCGDCYSKCKFDSIVVY